A single Fusobacterium hominis DNA region contains:
- a CDS encoding efflux RND transporter permease subunit — protein sequence MSIIDYSIKNRVVTLFFTAMIVIGGIFAYFKVGKLEDPEFKVKEAIVLTVYPGASPHEVELEVTDAIENALEQIPNVEYIESVSKANFSEVKIKLSESLKNDEVEQYWDNVRKKIHDVKSSLPPGTMSPMVLDDYGAVYGIFLAVTSDGYSKKELEKYTKYIKRELQSLHGVSKSTLVGKNESAIEVVINRDKMATYGLNDKMIMAAFIGQALPAYTPSVDQGSQALRVSIDNRFKSVEELENFVLFTKPGKNGEVVVRIKDIGEVHETYVTPVRTMMRYNEKEAIGLMLSPEKGTNVVDTGKEIDKKIEELKQFLPVGIEVEKVYYQPDLVKAAINVFVENLIVSVAVVIGILLFTMGVRTGLIIGSGLVLSILGTIIFMLPAKIDMQRVSLGSFIVAMGMLVDNAIVIADGILVEFEHKEDRFTALTKTAKKTAIPLLGATSIAIIAFLPMYLMPTDAGQYVSSLFWIMAISLGLSWILALTQTPVFCDMFLKMNPDKKPNKLKERFYAKCRSFLVKVLDHRKLSLAIVFGAFLISMVLFFRLPFTFFPDSDKKGFVINVWTPVGTTLTETAKVSKVLEEEILKDKDVIDVTASIGASPARYYIATIPELPNTSLSQLIITVKDLKSIDRIGKYIKKYTAENIPDVKVEIRKYVNGIPTKYPIELRILGPDPAVLRNLADQVIDIAKTVPGAIDIQTDWRNKVLTWTPELYQPNQKKNLITPFDVANSFSKATDGFTIGKYMDGTDILPILLKEQSGDAEIDMNSVGQLPVWGMGPHSVPLNQFVFNNKLQWEDPEIWRRDGVRAIQVQCDTNGDRTAESIRKDIDKQLKNIKFPEKYSYEWSGEYYEQQKNVKAVLQSVPLQCILMFSICVLLFACLRDPIIIFAILPLSFIGIVPGLFLTGRSFGFMSIIGAISLSGMMIKNSIVLVDEIKYEIEVEKKEHYTAILDSAVSRIRPVTMTSATTIFGMLPLITDPLYGDMAITIIFGLTASTILTLFVVPLLYAIFYKIHPQKQ from the coding sequence GGAGCAAGTCCTCATGAGGTAGAATTAGAAGTTACAGATGCTATTGAAAATGCTTTAGAACAAATACCAAATGTTGAATATATAGAAAGTGTTTCAAAAGCTAATTTTTCAGAAGTAAAAATAAAACTAAGTGAATCATTAAAAAATGATGAAGTAGAGCAATATTGGGATAACGTTAGAAAAAAGATACATGATGTTAAAAGTTCGTTACCTCCAGGAACTATGTCACCTATGGTTCTTGATGATTATGGAGCTGTATATGGAATATTTTTAGCTGTAACTAGTGATGGTTATTCTAAAAAAGAACTAGAAAAATATACAAAGTATATAAAAAGAGAGTTACAATCTCTACATGGTGTATCTAAAAGTACATTAGTTGGAAAAAATGAATCTGCAATAGAGGTTGTTATTAATAGAGATAAAATGGCAACTTATGGTCTAAATGATAAAATGATTATGGCTGCCTTTATTGGTCAAGCTTTACCTGCATATACACCATCTGTTGATCAAGGATCTCAAGCCCTTAGAGTTAGCATTGATAATAGATTTAAAAGTGTAGAAGAACTTGAAAACTTTGTACTATTTACAAAGCCTGGAAAAAATGGCGAAGTTGTTGTTAGAATTAAAGATATTGGAGAAGTTCATGAAACATATGTAACTCCTGTTAGAACAATGATGAGATATAATGAAAAAGAAGCTATTGGTCTTATGTTATCACCAGAAAAAGGAACAAATGTTGTTGATACTGGAAAAGAAATTGATAAAAAAATAGAAGAACTTAAACAGTTTTTACCAGTGGGAATAGAAGTAGAAAAAGTATATTACCAACCAGACCTTGTAAAAGCTGCTATAAATGTCTTTGTTGAAAATCTTATTGTTTCAGTTGCTGTTGTAATTGGAATATTACTATTTACAATGGGAGTTAGAACAGGTCTTATTATAGGAAGTGGACTTGTGCTATCTATATTAGGTACTATTATATTTATGCTTCCCGCTAAGATAGATATGCAAAGAGTTTCTCTTGGATCATTTATTGTAGCTATGGGAATGCTAGTTGATAATGCTATCGTTATAGCAGACGGTATTTTAGTTGAATTTGAACACAAAGAAGATAGATTTACAGCTCTTACAAAAACAGCTAAAAAAACAGCAATACCATTACTTGGAGCTACTTCAATAGCTATTATTGCTTTTTTGCCAATGTATCTAATGCCAACAGATGCTGGACAATATGTTTCTAGTCTATTCTGGATAATGGCTATTTCATTGGGATTAAGTTGGATTCTAGCACTTACTCAAACGCCTGTATTTTGCGACATGTTTTTAAAAATGAATCCAGATAAAAAACCAAATAAATTAAAAGAACGTTTTTATGCTAAGTGTAGAAGTTTCTTAGTTAAAGTTTTAGATCATAGAAAATTATCTCTAGCAATAGTTTTTGGGGCATTTTTAATATCCATGGTACTATTCTTTAGATTACCATTTACATTTTTCCCTGACTCAGATAAAAAAGGATTTGTTATTAATGTATGGACCCCTGTAGGAACTACTCTTACAGAAACTGCTAAAGTAAGTAAAGTTCTAGAAGAAGAGATATTAAAAGATAAAGATGTAATAGATGTAACTGCATCAATAGGAGCATCTCCAGCTCGTTATTATATTGCAACTATTCCAGAATTACCAAATACTTCTTTATCACAACTTATAATTACAGTTAAAGATTTAAAAAGTATTGATAGAATAGGAAAATATATAAAAAAATACACAGCAGAAAATATTCCTGATGTGAAAGTAGAAATTAGAAAATATGTAAATGGAATTCCTACAAAATATCCAATAGAATTAAGAATATTAGGACCAGATCCTGCTGTTTTAAGAAATTTAGCAGATCAGGTTATTGACATTGCTAAAACAGTTCCAGGTGCTATAGATATACAAACTGACTGGAGAAATAAAGTTTTAACTTGGACACCTGAGTTATATCAACCTAATCAAAAGAAAAACTTAATAACTCCATTTGATGTTGCAAATTCATTTAGTAAAGCAACTGATGGATTTACAATAGGTAAATATATGGATGGTACAGATATTCTTCCAATTCTTTTAAAGGAACAATCTGGAGATGCAGAAATAGATATGAATAGTGTTGGACAATTACCAGTATGGGGTATGGGTCCTCACAGTGTACCACTAAATCAATTTGTATTTAATAATAAGCTTCAATGGGAAGATCCTGAAATTTGGAGAAGAGATGGAGTTAGAGCTATACAAGTACAATGTGATACTAATGGAGATAGAACAGCAGAAAGTATAAGAAAAGATATAGATAAACAATTAAAAAATATAAAATTCCCAGAAAAATATAGTTATGAATGGAGTGGAGAATACTACGAACAACAAAAAAATGTTAAAGCTGTATTACAATCAGTTCCACTACAATGTATTTTAATGTTCTCAATATGTGTACTATTATTTGCATGTTTAAGAGATCCTATAATTATATTTGCAATTTTACCACTATCATTTATAGGTATAGTTCCTGGTCTATTCTTAACAGGAAGATCTTTTGGATTTATGTCTATAATTGGTGCTATTAGTTTATCTGGAATGATGATTAAAAACTCAATTGTATTAGTAGATGAAATCAAATATGAAATAGAAGTTGAGAAAAAAGAACATTATACTGCAATACTAGATTCTGCAGTAAGTCGTATTCGTCCTGTAACAATGACTTCTGCAACAACAATATTTGGAATGTTACCATTGATAACAGATCCACTATATGGTGATATGGCTATTACTATTATATTTGGATTGACAGCATCTACAATACTAACACTGTTTGTTGTTCCACTTTTATATGCTATATTCTATAAAATACATCCACAAAAACAATAA
- a CDS encoding homoserine kinase, translating to MAVYTTLTQKDIEYILQEYNLMLNSFSEIKSGILNTNYFLSTNKGKYVLRIFEGERTFEDENLELEFLIKLNTVIPCCLPLKTKQNKNFLVFKDKMVALFYFIEGQPITKVNIENIKQIACYLGKLHSYSFGKRLDRKSRIDLNFYYNNIDFSKIDIDMRHKEIILTAYNRIKDIDYNHLPFGVIHNDIFPDNVFIDNNNIVGILDFNEAQTGPFIFDLAIVINYWIKIYNLDKAKETLFIDTFLLEYEKQRILTKEEKLLLPVAIINMALVFILLRIYKFHIEKKHNIFIENKCYSELIHLLSTH from the coding sequence GTGGCAGTATATACAACATTAACACAAAAAGATATTGAATATATTTTACAAGAGTATAATCTAATGCTAAATTCTTTTTCAGAAATAAAAAGTGGAATATTAAATACCAACTATTTTCTTTCTACCAATAAAGGAAAATATGTCTTACGTATTTTTGAAGGTGAAAGAACTTTTGAAGATGAAAATTTAGAATTAGAGTTTTTGATAAAGCTAAATACTGTAATCCCATGTTGTCTACCTTTGAAAACTAAACAAAATAAAAACTTTCTAGTTTTTAAAGATAAAATGGTTGCTCTATTTTATTTTATTGAAGGTCAACCTATTACAAAAGTTAATATAGAAAATATAAAACAAATTGCCTGTTATTTAGGTAAATTACATAGCTATTCTTTTGGAAAAAGATTAGATAGAAAGTCTCGAATAGATCTAAATTTTTATTATAATAATATTGATTTTAGTAAAATAGATATAGATATGAGACATAAAGAAATAATTTTAACAGCATATAATAGAATCAAAGATATAGACTATAATCATCTTCCGTTTGGAGTTATTCACAATGATATTTTTCCTGATAATGTTTTTATAGATAACAATAATATTGTAGGTATCTTAGATTTTAATGAAGCTCAAACTGGACCATTTATATTTGACTTAGCTATTGTTATAAATTATTGGATAAAAATATATAATTTAGATAAAGCAAAGGAAACCTTATTTATAGATACCTTTTTATTAGAATATGAAAAGCAACGGATATTAACAAAAGAGGAGAAATTATTGCTCCCAGTAGCAATTATTAATATGGCCTTAGTTTTTATTTTATTGCGAATATACAAGTTTCATATAGAGAAAAAACACAATATATTTATTGAAAACAAATGTTACAGTGAATTAATACATTTATTAAGTACTCATTAG
- a CDS encoding amidohydrolase, producing the protein MLLIKNGNVMDVDEKKCLNMDILIENGKIVKFEKNILPTENMCVIDASGKIVAPGLVEAHCHLGLVGDSVGIENEDINERSGAISPELRAIDAIDPMDKVFEEAYQGGITSVGTGPGSGNVLGGQFAAIKTYGKRIDSMIIKAPVAMKCAFGENPKRFYGTTKNKPTTRMAIAAMLREILMRAREYMLKKEHAKENNLELPPIDIQLESLIPVLKKEIPLKAHAHKANDIFTAIRIAKEFDLKLTLDHSTDAAVIVDELAKEKYDMIVGPSLGHRTKVELAKKSFKTAGILNKAGIKISITTDSPVIPLQHLPICAALAVKEGLDKWEALKAITINPAQILGIDNRVGSIQVGKDADIVIWSGDLLDIMSDVEYTIIDGKVVYKKI; encoded by the coding sequence ATGTTACTAATAAAAAATGGAAATGTGATGGATGTTGATGAAAAAAAATGTTTAAATATGGATATTTTAATTGAAAATGGTAAAATAGTTAAATTTGAGAAAAATATTTTGCCTACAGAAAATATGTGTGTTATAGATGCAAGTGGAAAAATTGTTGCTCCAGGATTAGTAGAAGCTCATTGTCATTTAGGACTTGTAGGAGATAGTGTAGGTATAGAAAATGAAGATATCAATGAAAGATCTGGAGCTATTTCACCAGAATTGAGAGCAATTGATGCCATTGATCCTATGGATAAAGTATTTGAAGAAGCTTATCAAGGTGGAATAACATCAGTTGGAACAGGACCTGGAAGTGGAAATGTACTAGGGGGACAATTTGCTGCTATAAAGACTTATGGAAAAAGAATTGACTCAATGATTATAAAAGCACCTGTTGCTATGAAATGTGCATTTGGAGAAAATCCAAAACGTTTTTATGGAACTACTAAAAATAAACCTACAACTAGAATGGCAATTGCAGCTATGTTAAGAGAAATTTTAATGAGAGCTAGAGAATACATGTTAAAAAAAGAACATGCAAAGGAAAATAATTTAGAATTACCACCTATAGATATACAACTAGAATCTTTAATACCTGTATTAAAAAAAGAAATTCCTTTGAAAGCTCATGCACATAAAGCTAATGATATATTTACAGCTATTAGAATAGCTAAAGAATTTGATTTAAAACTAACTTTAGATCACTCTACAGACGCGGCAGTAATAGTAGATGAATTAGCTAAAGAGAAATATGATATGATTGTTGGACCGAGTTTAGGACATAGAACAAAAGTAGAGTTAGCTAAAAAATCTTTTAAGACAGCAGGGATTTTGAATAAAGCAGGAATAAAAATTTCTATAACTACAGATAGTCCAGTTATACCACTGCAACATTTACCTATTTGTGCTGCTTTAGCTGTAAAAGAAGGATTGGATAAATGGGAAGCTTTGAAAGCAATTACTATCAATCCAGCACAAATATTAGGAATAGATAATAGAGTTGGATCTATTCAAGTTGGAAAAGATGCTGATATAGTAATTTGGTCGGGTGATCTATTAGATATAATGTCCGATGTTGAATATACAATTATTGACGGAAAAGTGGTTTATAAAAAAATATAA
- a CDS encoding HU family DNA-binding protein has protein sequence MTKKEFIELYAKNGSMSKKDAEKNINLFLDSIQEALITDSEVGFVGWGKWEVQDKAARKVRNPRTKEIMTIEARKVIKFKPGKLLAEKIK, from the coding sequence ATGACTAAAAAAGAGTTTATAGAACTATATGCTAAAAATGGAAGTATGTCTAAAAAGGATGCAGAGAAAAATATTAATCTTTTCTTAGATTCTATACAAGAAGCACTTATCACTGATAGTGAAGTTGGTTTTGTAGGTTGGGGAAAATGGGAAGTACAAGACAAAGCTGCTAGAAAAGTTAGAAATCCAAGAACAAAAGAAATTATGACAATTGAAGCTAGAAAGGTTATCAAATTCAAACCTGGAAAATTATTAGCTGAAAAAATCAAATAA
- a CDS encoding NAD(P)/FAD-dependent oxidoreductase, translated as MRVNINNIIISLNKDQDKEILKEIERKGIKRENIKSIIWNKRSIDSRKKNDIKLIYNIEVVLNKDIKIDSKQNINIVKEKIKVNRVPIYKNKPIAIIGAGPAGLFAALRLAEFGYIPHVFERGEEVDKRDKTTENFILTSVLNPESNIQFGEGGAGTYSDGKLNTRIKSEYIEKVFDEFISCGAQKEILWDYKPHIGTDVLKIVVKNLREKIKSLGGKFYFNSKLNNIIIKNDFIVGLEIIDANLNKTTYDFDSIILATGHSARDTYRMLNKNGVYMKNKPFAIGARIEHPRVDIDKMQYGNCACNELLGAATYSVTYNNREEERGVFSFCMCPGGEIVNASSEVSTSLVNGMSYSTRDGKFSNSAIVVGIKENEFGDELFSGMKFQEQLEAKTFEIINNYGALYQSVTDFMRNKKTEHEIESSYKMKKYSYNLHEFFPDVISKNMQSAFEYWSKNPLFISKNANLIAPETRTSAPVKILRDIKGMSVNIKGLYPVGEGAGYAGGIVSAAVDGLKIVDLSFTNTIE; from the coding sequence ATGAGAGTAAATATTAATAATATTATCATATCTTTAAATAAAGATCAGGATAAAGAAATATTAAAAGAAATAGAAAGAAAAGGAATAAAAAGAGAAAATATAAAATCTATTATTTGGAATAAACGTTCTATCGATAGTAGAAAGAAAAACGATATTAAGCTAATCTACAATATAGAAGTTGTTTTAAATAAAGATATAAAAATTGATTCAAAACAAAATATAAATATTGTAAAAGAAAAAATAAAGGTAAACAGAGTTCCGATATATAAGAATAAGCCTATAGCTATTATTGGAGCTGGTCCTGCCGGACTATTTGCAGCATTAAGACTTGCTGAGTTTGGATATATTCCACATGTTTTTGAAAGAGGAGAAGAGGTAGACAAAAGAGATAAAACAACTGAAAACTTTATACTTACTTCTGTATTAAATCCCGAATCTAACATTCAATTTGGAGAAGGTGGAGCTGGTACATATTCTGATGGAAAACTTAATACAAGAATAAAAAGTGAATATATAGAAAAAGTTTTCGATGAGTTTATATCATGTGGTGCTCAAAAAGAAATACTATGGGATTATAAACCACATATAGGAACTGATGTTTTAAAAATTGTAGTCAAAAATTTAAGAGAAAAAATAAAATCTTTAGGTGGAAAGTTTTATTTTAATTCTAAATTAAATAATATCATTATTAAAAATGACTTTATTGTTGGATTAGAAATAATAGATGCCAATTTAAACAAAACAACTTATGACTTTGATAGCATTATTTTAGCTACTGGACATTCTGCTAGAGACACCTATAGAATGCTTAATAAAAATGGTGTATATATGAAAAATAAACCATTTGCAATAGGAGCTAGAATAGAACATCCTAGAGTAGATATTGATAAAATGCAGTATGGAAATTGTGCATGTAATGAATTGTTAGGAGCAGCAACATATAGTGTGACATATAATAATCGTGAGGAAGAACGAGGTGTATTTTCATTTTGTATGTGTCCAGGTGGAGAAATAGTAAACGCTAGTTCTGAAGTATCTACATCTCTTGTTAATGGAATGAGCTATTCTACTAGAGATGGTAAGTTTTCTAACTCTGCAATTGTCGTAGGAATAAAAGAAAATGAATTTGGAGACGAATTATTTTCTGGAATGAAGTTTCAAGAACAATTAGAAGCTAAAACATTTGAAATTATAAATAATTATGGAGCTCTATATCAAAGTGTTACAGATTTTATGAGAAATAAAAAAACCGAACATGAAATTGAGAGTAGTTATAAGATGAAAAAATATTCTTATAACTTACATGAATTTTTCCCTGATGTTATTAGTAAAAACATGCAATCTGCATTTGAATATTGGAGTAAAAATCCATTATTTATATCAAAAAATGCAAACTTAATAGCTCCAGAAACAAGAACTTCTGCTCCTGTAAAAATTCTTCGTGACATAAAAGGAATGTCTGTAAATATAAAAGGATTATATCCTGTAGGAGAAGGAGCTGGATATGCTGGTGGAATTGTGAGTGCAGCAGTAGATGGTCTTAAAATTGTAGATTTATCTTTTACAAATACTATAGAATAA
- a CDS encoding Bax inhibitor-1/YccA family protein yields MNELNNNFYSHDISVVNTFVRKVLLNMVVGLLITLIVPVYCTLFNPTLLFEMQKYIKFILIGQVALVLLLSFSLNNISTIAARSMFYLYAFTNGIVLSGITFIFDIRAILYALAITITLFIVTAIYGYFTTEDLTKYSRFLMGGLITIILVSILNIFLKMPLIYWGITVIGVVIFSALIAYDINRIKNIAINNYNNESLDKIGIIGALNLYLDFINLFLYLLRLVSRKK; encoded by the coding sequence ATGAATGAATTAAATAACAATTTTTATTCTCATGATATTTCAGTAGTGAATACTTTTGTTAGAAAAGTATTACTAAACATGGTTGTAGGATTATTAATAACTTTAATAGTTCCTGTGTATTGTACTTTATTTAATCCAACACTTTTATTCGAAATGCAGAAGTACATAAAATTTATTTTAATAGGACAAGTGGCATTAGTTTTACTTTTAAGTTTTTCACTGAATAATATTTCAACTATTGCAGCTAGGTCAATGTTTTATTTGTATGCTTTTACAAATGGAATAGTATTATCTGGAATCACTTTTATCTTTGATATACGAGCTATTTTATATGCTCTTGCTATTACTATTACTTTATTTATTGTAACTGCTATTTATGGATATTTTACTACTGAAGATCTAACAAAATATAGTAGATTTTTAATGGGTGGTTTAATAACTATTATTCTAGTATCAATACTTAATATCTTTTTAAAAATGCCATTAATATATTGGGGTATTACAGTAATTGGAGTAGTTATTTTCTCCGCTTTAATTGCATACGATATTAATCGTATTAAAAACATAGCAATTAATAATTATAATAACGAATCTCTTGATAAAATAGGAATAATTGGAGCTTTAAATCTATATTTAGACTTTATAAATCTGTTCCTTTATCTTCTAAGACTTGTTTCAAGAAAAAAATAA